In one window of Candidatus Deferrimicrobiaceae bacterium DNA:
- a CDS encoding radical SAM protein translates to MRLPGKRAGMNPLTTFTLLYTLRCDIACRHCGFSCGPRRTEKMDFREAEGYVEEACAIPGMDMVAYSGGEPFLHYDEILKLMTRAFFRGMSGGIVTNCLWASDDRLAATRIAEMKAAGLVEIITSVDEYHQQHVPFENVRRVAHAAIDAGIRVGINLLKTRNGAFRETDVANRLDLDAEIRNDLRRLWIRESSPLLVGRARARFRADDLYRYGEKELSSNPCHFVIRNAVAAPDGSLFGCCGFGGATENGPSSLSYAGNLKTHPFHELAKRLEGDLLLNLIATDGPYLLLKMVREREPDVRFREAYVSNCDICEEISGNAALRAAVGRLLRDLAENGSSATVAGGTG, encoded by the coding sequence ATGCGCCTGCCGGGAAAGCGAGCCGGCATGAATCCCCTGACCACGTTCACGCTCCTGTATACGTTGCGATGCGATATCGCCTGCAGACATTGCGGGTTCTCCTGTGGTCCGCGGCGTACCGAGAAAATGGATTTCCGGGAGGCCGAAGGCTATGTCGAGGAGGCGTGCGCGATCCCGGGAATGGATATGGTGGCCTACTCGGGCGGAGAACCTTTCCTTCATTACGACGAGATCCTCAAGCTCATGACCCGTGCGTTCTTCCGTGGCATGTCGGGCGGCATCGTCACCAACTGCCTCTGGGCATCGGACGACCGTCTCGCGGCGACGCGGATCGCCGAGATGAAAGCGGCCGGGCTCGTGGAAATCATCACCAGCGTGGACGAGTACCATCAACAGCACGTGCCGTTCGAAAACGTCCGGCGGGTGGCGCATGCCGCGATCGACGCCGGCATCCGGGTGGGGATCAACCTGCTGAAGACCCGGAATGGCGCGTTCCGGGAAACCGATGTCGCAAACCGCCTCGATCTTGATGCCGAGATAAGGAACGACCTCCGCCGGCTTTGGATCCGCGAGTCGAGCCCGCTGCTCGTGGGGCGCGCACGAGCCCGCTTCCGCGCCGATGATCTTTACCGCTACGGGGAAAAAGAGCTTTCTTCGAATCCCTGCCATTTCGTCATCCGGAACGCCGTAGCGGCCCCCGACGGATCCCTCTTCGGCTGCTGCGGATTCGGCGGGGCGACCGAAAACGGCCCCTCCTCGCTGTCCTATGCGGGGAACCTCAAGACGCACCCTTTCCACGAGCTGGCGAAGCGGCTCGAAGGGGACCTGCTTCTGAACCTCATCGCGACCGATGGGCCATACCTGCTGCTCAAGATGGTGCGGGAGCGGGAGCCGGATGTCCGTTTCCGGGAAGCGTACGTCAGCAACTGCGACATCTGCGAGGAGATCTCCGGAAATGCGGCGCTTCGGGCTGCGGTCGGACGTCTGCTTCGCGACCTGGCCGAAAACGGATCCAGCGCGACCGTCGCGGGAGGGACCGGATGA
- a CDS encoding transporter substrate-binding domain-containing protein, translated as MNRLVALLSVLFLVAINSHVVQAAGTVESARKKGFLAVGVRMDAPPFGFTERSSGELVGIDVEFAKAIASRLGVSLKLKPVTSEERIPELLSGHIDLIATPMTRTPDRLMLVDFSRVYFHSSQRVLARKGAVSSITDLAGKKVAVAPGSAAERNLKTKAPGAILKSYGDIRKAVDALRSGEVDAISASILVLNGSLSALPKGEYEIPKSVVVSDEGLRLAVRKSDSEFLDLVNATISELAGSGEDRNIFDRYLKNGTTPSNAAPAPQAAGVVTRLAATEGRLVVLSMKGVFRPGAEVSIFDPEGSFVGKGTVESTYEDEVYIDAPQIGKGLVQRGFAATMNYDNEAAKKGILAHQDIIKRVTQAAKQEDAQRIAEEGRQFEQEKKERAKYQDEMAKTKMTLDYQYGDYGYYPYPWGW; from the coding sequence ATGAACCGATTGGTCGCGTTGCTTTCCGTGCTGTTCCTCGTTGCCATCAACTCCCATGTCGTTCAAGCCGCCGGCACCGTCGAAAGCGCCAGGAAGAAAGGCTTTCTGGCTGTCGGGGTGCGGATGGACGCCCCGCCGTTCGGATTCACCGAACGGAGCTCCGGGGAACTTGTCGGGATTGACGTCGAATTCGCGAAGGCGATCGCAAGCCGGCTGGGCGTCAGCCTGAAGCTCAAGCCGGTGACGTCGGAAGAGCGGATCCCGGAACTGCTGTCGGGCCACATCGACCTCATCGCCACCCCCATGACGCGGACGCCCGACCGCCTGATGCTCGTGGACTTCAGCCGAGTCTATTTCCACTCATCCCAGCGGGTGCTGGCCCGCAAGGGTGCTGTCTCCTCGATCACGGACCTGGCGGGGAAAAAGGTCGCGGTTGCGCCCGGCTCCGCCGCTGAGCGCAACCTGAAAACGAAGGCGCCCGGGGCAATCCTTAAATCCTATGGCGATATCCGCAAGGCGGTCGACGCGCTCAGGAGCGGCGAGGTCGATGCGATCTCAGCCTCCATCCTGGTCCTGAACGGTTCCCTTTCCGCCCTTCCGAAAGGCGAGTACGAAATTCCCAAATCGGTCGTGGTCTCCGACGAGGGGCTGCGTCTGGCCGTCCGCAAGAGCGATTCCGAATTTCTCGACCTCGTCAACGCGACCATCTCGGAGCTGGCCGGAAGCGGGGAAGACCGTAATATCTTCGATCGATACCTAAAAAACGGCACCACGCCGTCGAACGCGGCGCCCGCCCCGCAGGCGGCGGGCGTGGTCACCCGCCTGGCCGCGACCGAAGGGCGACTCGTCGTCCTTTCGATGAAGGGGGTCTTCAGGCCTGGCGCGGAGGTCTCGATCTTCGACCCGGAGGGAAGCTTCGTCGGGAAAGGGACCGTCGAGAGCACCTACGAGGACGAGGTGTACATCGACGCCCCGCAAATCGGGAAGGGGCTGGTCCAGCGGGGGTTTGCCGCAACCATGAACTACGACAACGAAGCGGCGAAGAAAGGCATCCTCGCGCATCAGGACATCATCAAGCGCGTCACGCAAGCGGCGAAGCAGGAGGATGCCCAAAGGATCGCGGAAGAAGGGCGGCAGTTCGAACAGGAAAAGAAGGAGCGTGCGAAATATCAGGATGAGATGGCGAAGACGAAGATGACGCTGGATTACCAGTACGGCGATTACGGTTATTACCCGTACCCGTGGGGTTGGTAA
- a CDS encoding aldo/keto reductase encodes MQKRILGNSGLEVSALGLGCMGMSFSYGPPKDKQEMIALLRTAVERGVTFFDTAEVYGPYTNEELVGEALSPLRDQVVIATKFGFDLNPGKDPRGMGGAPALNSRPEHIKEVAEASLKRLRIEVIDLFYQHRVDPDVPIEDVAGAVKDLIREGKVRHFGLSEAGVQTIRRAHAVQPVAALQSEYSLWWRKPEEEVLPTLEELGIGLVPYSPLGKGYLTGKMDESTTFDSTDFRSTLPRFTAEALKANHALVDLLGAIAARKHATPAQVALAWLLAQKSWIVPIPGTTKLHRLDENNGAASLELTSDDLREIDGAASKITLQGARYPEKLEKLTGR; translated from the coding sequence ATGCAAAAACGAATCTTGGGAAATAGCGGACTGGAAGTCTCGGCACTCGGGCTGGGCTGCATGGGGATGAGCTTTTCCTACGGCCCGCCCAAAGACAAGCAGGAGATGATCGCACTCCTGCGGACCGCCGTGGAACGCGGCGTCACGTTCTTCGATACGGCGGAAGTCTATGGTCCGTACACCAACGAGGAACTCGTCGGGGAGGCGCTCTCACCGCTACGCGACCAAGTGGTGATCGCCACCAAGTTCGGCTTCGACCTGAATCCCGGAAAAGACCCTCGGGGGATGGGGGGCGCACCCGCCCTGAACAGCCGCCCCGAGCACATCAAGGAGGTCGCCGAGGCCTCGCTCAAGCGGCTCCGGATCGAGGTCATCGACCTGTTCTATCAACACCGCGTCGACCCGGACGTTCCGATCGAGGACGTCGCCGGAGCGGTGAAGGATCTCATTCGGGAAGGCAAGGTCAGGCACTTCGGGCTCTCGGAAGCCGGCGTCCAAACGATTCGCCGCGCGCACGCCGTGCAACCCGTTGCGGCGCTCCAGAGCGAATACTCGCTGTGGTGGAGGAAACCCGAGGAGGAGGTGCTGCCGACGCTCGAGGAGCTGGGGATCGGCCTCGTGCCCTACAGCCCGCTGGGCAAAGGATACCTCACGGGAAAAATGGACGAGAGCACCACGTTCGACAGCACCGACTTCCGCAGCACGCTGCCCCGCTTTACGGCGGAAGCCCTGAAAGCGAATCATGCCCTGGTCGATCTGCTCGGCGCCATCGCGGCGCGGAAGCACGCGACCCCGGCCCAGGTCGCTCTTGCGTGGCTGCTGGCGCAGAAGTCTTGGATCGTGCCGATCCCGGGCACGACGAAGCTGCATCGCCTGGACGAGAACAACGGAGCCGCTTCCCTCGAACTGACCTCCGACGATCTCCGCGAGATCGACGGCGCGGCTTCGAAAATCACGTTGCAGGGAGCCCGCTACCCGGAAAAGCTGGAGAAACTGACGGGGCGTTAA
- a CDS encoding radical SAM protein gives MKVLLVNPPVARRYVHGIDEPLGLEYLAASIGDRHPVEILDSFARRFDVRETVDRLVAAEAGLVGIGMVFTGAWRTALQICAGIKAIRPETITVLGGNTATFLADRLLERPEVDVVVRGEGDVTFPRLVDALAAGEAIEGIPGITCRKDGKPFSTGNAPLVADLDALPFPARDRLPLAELYPRSILGARGCAYGCPYCSSSAFWRRSFRVRSVENILAEIRSLLRREEKLSYFSFADDCFTLVPGRAEQICDALERAEVGALWGCTGRIETMSEKLIGRLHRAGCRHMFFGVESGSDSVLAGLGRRYSARDVFEVYRLCLRAGIRPFFSFIVGLPNETESDLEQTFALIRRLEGVESGIHMLTPFPGTPIGNRPSAYGLRVIPHDVEDLDINTRSFLSTELLSNGRIVEAFRRALGYSLRSGRRVPSPDICACRESEPA, from the coding sequence ATGAAAGTCCTCCTCGTCAACCCTCCCGTCGCGCGAAGATACGTCCACGGGATCGACGAACCGCTTGGCCTGGAATACCTCGCAGCTTCCATAGGCGATCGGCACCCGGTGGAAATTCTGGACAGCTTCGCCCGGCGGTTTGACGTCCGGGAAACCGTCGATCGGCTGGTCGCCGCAGAGGCGGGCCTCGTCGGAATCGGCATGGTGTTCACGGGCGCCTGGCGGACCGCGTTGCAAATCTGCGCCGGGATCAAGGCGATCCGTCCCGAAACGATCACGGTCCTGGGAGGCAATACCGCCACGTTCCTTGCGGATCGACTGCTCGAACGCCCCGAGGTGGACGTGGTCGTGCGCGGCGAGGGAGACGTCACGTTCCCCCGGCTGGTCGATGCGCTGGCGGCCGGCGAAGCGATCGAGGGCATCCCGGGGATCACCTGCCGCAAGGACGGGAAACCCTTCAGCACCGGGAACGCGCCGCTCGTGGCCGATCTGGACGCGCTTCCCTTTCCGGCCCGGGATCGGTTGCCGCTCGCCGAGCTTTATCCCCGCTCGATCCTCGGCGCCAGGGGATGCGCCTACGGATGTCCCTATTGCTCCTCCTCGGCCTTCTGGCGGCGGAGCTTCCGGGTGCGGAGCGTCGAGAACATCCTCGCGGAGATCCGCTCCCTGTTGCGCCGAGAAGAGAAGCTCTCCTATTTTTCCTTCGCGGACGATTGCTTCACCCTGGTTCCGGGGCGGGCGGAGCAAATCTGCGATGCGCTGGAGCGGGCGGAGGTCGGCGCGCTATGGGGATGCACCGGAAGGATCGAGACGATGTCCGAAAAGCTGATCGGTCGCCTGCATCGCGCGGGTTGCCGCCACATGTTCTTCGGCGTCGAATCCGGCAGCGACAGCGTGCTAGCCGGGCTCGGACGTCGTTATTCCGCCCGCGACGTTTTCGAGGTCTATCGTCTGTGTCTCCGCGCCGGCATCCGTCCCTTTTTCTCGTTCATCGTCGGACTGCCGAACGAAACGGAATCGGATCTGGAGCAAACCTTCGCATTGATCCGGCGTCTCGAAGGGGTTGAGAGCGGCATCCACATGCTGACGCCCTTTCCCGGGACGCCGATCGGGAATCGGCCTTCCGCTTACGGCCTGCGGGTCATCCCGCACGACGTCGAAGACCTCGACATCAACACCCGGTCCTTCCTGTCAACCGAGCTTCTGTCGAATGGGCGGATCGTGGAAGCCTTCCGCCGGGCGCTGGGATACAGCTTGCGCTCCGGGCGTCGCGTTCCGTCGCCCGATATATGCGCCTGCCGGGAAAGCGAGCCGGCATGA
- a CDS encoding radical SAM protein translates to MIEIAGFSMVLTRRCNVSCRHCGFECNDATSETMTRDEAMEYIGGAASIPSLRIVSFTGGEPFLEYDLLRDLVVLAGRMGISSEVVTNGSWAATEAGARKRLEPLARQGLVNFVTSLDDFHLEQIPVENIGNAVKAAAELGLNVTVKTTVSPGYPPSPADPGRLLKLDPSRKNVRCVSVPLVPVGRAKRAPGQTPGGGPRLPRKALGGRCDKVIRFPTVFPGGAVFPCCGFGEGARLAGVAGEIPFPELLCRLCGNLSFNLLGVLGPQEIWEAIRGRFPTLPDRAFSSPCEQCNFLYLDPDALGAFDRWMGSLITPIS, encoded by the coding sequence GTGATCGAGATTGCGGGTTTCAGCATGGTGCTGACGCGACGGTGCAATGTCTCATGCCGCCACTGCGGTTTCGAGTGCAACGATGCGACGAGCGAGACGATGACCCGGGACGAAGCGATGGAATACATCGGGGGAGCCGCTTCGATCCCGTCGCTCCGGATCGTCAGCTTCACCGGCGGGGAACCGTTCCTCGAGTACGATCTGCTCCGTGATCTCGTCGTGCTCGCCGGGAGAATGGGAATCTCATCGGAAGTCGTGACGAACGGTTCGTGGGCGGCCACCGAAGCGGGGGCAAGAAAACGGCTGGAGCCGCTGGCACGTCAGGGCCTGGTCAACTTCGTCACGAGCCTCGACGATTTCCACCTGGAGCAGATACCGGTCGAAAACATCGGAAACGCAGTGAAGGCCGCCGCCGAACTGGGGCTCAACGTGACGGTGAAAACGACCGTCTCGCCGGGATATCCTCCCTCGCCCGCGGACCCGGGCCGCCTGCTGAAACTGGACCCTTCCCGAAAGAACGTCCGATGCGTCTCCGTCCCGTTGGTTCCGGTAGGGCGGGCGAAACGGGCACCGGGTCAAACGCCCGGAGGCGGGCCGCGCCTGCCGCGGAAAGCGCTCGGCGGCCGGTGCGACAAGGTCATCCGATTTCCCACCGTCTTTCCGGGCGGGGCGGTTTTCCCCTGTTGCGGGTTCGGAGAGGGAGCCCGTCTCGCGGGGGTTGCGGGAGAAATTCCGTTCCCGGAACTTTTGTGCAGGCTCTGCGGCAACCTTTCATTCAACCTTCTCGGTGTGTTGGGTCCGCAAGAAATATGGGAAGCGATCCGGGGTCGGTTTCCGACCCTCCCGGATCGTGCGTTCTCCTCTCCCTGCGAGCAATGCAATTTCCTCTACCTCGACCCGGATGCGCTCGGCGCATTCGACCGATGGATGGGAAGTCTGATTACTCCTATTTCGTGA
- a CDS encoding adenylyl-sulfate kinase, whose protein sequence is MSRRRVPFAVWLTGLPASGKSTVAGELCALLADAGIPVERLESDAVRATLSPAPDYKNAGRDAFYAELLRLGLEALGRGACVVFDATANRQAYRDQARERIGRFLEVYVSTPLSVCVGRDPKGIYRRAQAGEIGNVPGIDAPYEAPPAAEVVVDGSREDAAAAARRILDALSERGWMGEK, encoded by the coding sequence GTGAGCCGACGACGAGTTCCCTTCGCGGTCTGGCTGACGGGCCTCCCGGCGTCGGGGAAATCGACCGTCGCCGGCGAACTCTGCGCCCTTTTGGCCGACGCGGGAATCCCCGTGGAGCGCCTGGAATCGGATGCCGTGCGCGCCACCCTCTCCCCTGCGCCCGACTACAAGAACGCCGGTCGCGATGCGTTCTACGCCGAGCTGCTGCGTCTCGGCCTGGAGGCGCTGGGGCGCGGCGCCTGCGTCGTCTTCGACGCGACCGCGAACCGGCAAGCCTATCGGGACCAGGCCCGGGAAAGGATCGGGCGTTTTCTGGAGGTGTACGTGTCGACGCCGCTCTCGGTCTGCGTCGGCCGGGACCCCAAGGGAATCTATCGGCGGGCGCAGGCCGGGGAGATCGGAAACGTCCCGGGGATCGACGCCCCCTACGAGGCTCCCCCGGCGGCGGAAGTCGTCGTGGACGGCAGCCGGGAGGATGCGGCGGCGGCGGCCCGCCGCATCCTGGATGCGTTGTCGGAGCGGGGCTGGATGGGGGAGAAGTGA
- a CDS encoding radical SAM protein produces the protein MTSVQQTVFNLLLTYRCNYECRHCISDCGPARRETMSFDEARRWIDEAAECLGPSQIGYTGGEPFLLYEQLRKLIEYGRQRHGIAGGVVTNCYWAGNAISAGRRIRELHAAGLRNIVVSLDDHHLEFVSPEQVKRVVHAALGLGISVCVNTVVTRTGSIRKNDVPRLLGLSPADIARGAVMLKEFGPLKIGRAAREIAPAEYIETDQADHFDGACGFVTKIPTVTPDGSVFACCCFGNSAGNPADRIGYCGDAREGGLRRVLSVMEDNLLFRLFAECGPYRVLQLAMASSPWLSTHGRYLSNCDVCVELYHNPALRETLLALLRKWSIGKPGERA, from the coding sequence ATGACGAGCGTCCAGCAAACCGTGTTCAACCTGCTGCTCACCTACCGGTGCAACTATGAATGCAGGCACTGCATCAGCGACTGCGGCCCGGCGCGGCGGGAGACCATGTCGTTCGACGAAGCCCGGCGCTGGATCGACGAGGCGGCCGAATGCCTGGGCCCGAGCCAGATCGGATATACGGGCGGAGAACCGTTCCTCCTGTACGAGCAGCTGAGGAAGCTGATCGAGTACGGACGGCAACGGCATGGCATCGCGGGCGGGGTCGTGACGAACTGCTACTGGGCCGGCAACGCGATTTCGGCGGGACGAAGGATCCGTGAACTTCACGCCGCCGGGCTACGGAACATCGTCGTGAGCCTCGACGACCATCATCTTGAATTTGTCTCCCCGGAGCAGGTCAAGCGGGTCGTCCACGCAGCGCTTGGCCTCGGGATATCCGTTTGCGTCAATACGGTGGTGACCCGCACCGGTTCGATCCGGAAGAACGATGTCCCGCGCCTGTTAGGGCTGTCCCCGGCCGACATCGCGCGAGGCGCCGTGATGCTCAAGGAATTCGGCCCCTTGAAGATCGGAAGGGCCGCCAGGGAAATCGCGCCCGCCGAATATATCGAAACGGACCAGGCGGACCATTTCGACGGGGCGTGCGGATTCGTCACGAAGATACCGACCGTGACGCCCGATGGTTCCGTTTTCGCCTGCTGTTGTTTCGGAAATTCCGCGGGTAATCCGGCGGATCGGATCGGGTATTGCGGAGATGCGCGCGAAGGCGGTCTCCGTCGGGTCCTCTCGGTCATGGAAGACAACCTGCTCTTCCGCCTCTTTGCCGAGTGCGGCCCTTACCGGGTGCTCCAGCTTGCGATGGCGTCGTCTCCATGGTTATCGACACATGGCCGCTATCTCAGCAATTGCGACGTCTGCGTCGAGCTTTACCACAACCCCGCCCTTAGAGAAACGCTTCTCGCCCTCCTGCGGAAGTGGTCGATCGGAAAGCCGGGGGAACGGGCGTGA
- a CDS encoding radical SAM protein has protein sequence MEGTRTGRCIIKPSRFNLVVGLSGGRKFLLNTLSGAADLVPAETAARLSAGGAGPADESDAFLVARRYLLKDDVDEATFVEKFYPASLQDTRRKMPLHCIAILSFDCNLRCAYCWQQHRSTQAAGRTMTREQADAMIASVPTLMRCLTVDGNQPPLMHLFGGEPLLAENREVVAHILERCATLGWPVQITTNGKTLPEYRELIERHGVAEVQVTVDGPDEIHDRRRIGSRFAELMDSIDRLVEGETVMVKMRVNVDSDNAAFLPELANAVIDRQWYTSRKFYAYVAPLRDASMADFGLIRNRAKLLGTLLLMKECHPQMEIFDFLGWDGYTAVRNLENQGVFPYPKTHVCEANLNQVVFVPDGHLHLCAEEAHDPDGIVGRYWPDLTVDPAAFSRWYDLSPLDLPSCRDCSILPLCGGGCQLLTRQPEFRRHYCDAVRKSLETGLAWLGPAADEGDVP, from the coding sequence GTGGAAGGAACCCGAACCGGGAGGTGCATCATCAAGCCGAGCCGATTCAATCTCGTCGTCGGTCTGTCCGGCGGCCGCAAGTTCCTGCTGAACACGCTGTCCGGCGCGGCAGATCTCGTCCCCGCGGAAACGGCGGCCCGACTTTCGGCTGGCGGGGCCGGGCCTGCGGACGAATCCGACGCTTTCCTGGTCGCCCGCCGGTACCTCCTGAAAGACGATGTCGACGAAGCGACGTTCGTCGAGAAGTTCTACCCGGCATCGCTTCAAGACACGCGGCGAAAGATGCCGCTGCACTGCATCGCGATCCTCTCGTTCGACTGCAACCTCCGTTGCGCGTACTGCTGGCAGCAGCACCGGTCGACGCAGGCCGCCGGAAGGACGATGACCCGGGAGCAGGCGGACGCCATGATCGCATCCGTCCCGACGCTCATGCGGTGCCTGACCGTCGACGGCAACCAACCGCCCCTGATGCATCTGTTCGGGGGAGAGCCGCTGCTGGCGGAAAACCGGGAGGTCGTCGCCCACATCCTCGAACGTTGCGCAACGCTGGGCTGGCCCGTCCAGATCACGACGAACGGCAAGACCCTTCCGGAATATCGGGAACTGATCGAACGTCACGGCGTCGCGGAAGTCCAGGTGACGGTCGACGGTCCCGACGAGATCCACGACCGCCGCCGGATCGGAAGCCGTTTCGCGGAACTGATGGATTCCATTGACCGGCTCGTGGAAGGCGAGACCGTCATGGTCAAGATGCGGGTCAACGTCGACTCCGACAACGCCGCCTTTCTCCCCGAACTGGCGAATGCCGTCATCGATCGTCAGTGGTACACCAGCCGGAAATTCTACGCCTACGTGGCCCCTCTGCGGGATGCCTCCATGGCGGATTTCGGTCTGATTCGGAACCGGGCGAAACTGCTGGGCACGCTTCTTCTAATGAAAGAATGCCACCCGCAGATGGAAATCTTCGATTTCCTCGGGTGGGACGGCTATACGGCGGTCCGCAACCTGGAAAACCAGGGCGTCTTTCCTTATCCAAAGACCCACGTCTGCGAAGCCAACCTGAACCAGGTCGTCTTCGTCCCCGACGGGCATCTCCACCTCTGTGCCGAGGAGGCCCACGATCCGGACGGGATCGTCGGCCGTTACTGGCCCGACCTGACCGTGGACCCGGCCGCCTTTTCCCGCTGGTACGACCTGAGTCCGCTGGACCTTCCTTCCTGCCGGGATTGTTCCATCCTGCCGCTGTGCGGGGGCGGTTGCCAGCTGTTGACCCGGCAACCGGAGTTCCGCCGCCATTATTGCGACGCGGTCCGGAAAAGCCTCGAGACCGGCCTGGCCTGGCTGGGTCCGGCGGCGGACGAAGGGGACGTCCCATGA
- a CDS encoding phosphotransferase: protein MPDLTPRLLEPYLSDLLNTRVRVTGLSRLGETPREGAVKGYGYGIPVMVDYEADGKAGRAVLDTTSPGPFGHEHMADRAQMALWDHGAYNRLPRHVRALDVGAFRAVGPPVSLAAVEELFLLVEHVSGEEYINDLTRLQGGGFLENRDIARADALCDYLVSIHDVRGTDPGLYVRRLRELVGHGECIFGLSDSYPARHGFITSGLLEEIELACVRWRWRLKEKTHRLRQVHGDFHPYNILFREGIDFSVLDRSRGEWGDPADDVTSLTGNYLFASLQRHGRLAGSFDTLFRRFWERYIARSGDAEILEVAAPFFAFRCLVMASPVWYPTLAESVRRRLFDFMQALLSEPAFDPGQVNRYCGV from the coding sequence GTGCCCGATCTCACCCCGCGTCTCCTCGAACCGTATCTTTCCGACCTGCTGAATACCCGCGTGCGCGTCACCGGCCTGTCCCGGCTGGGGGAAACCCCGCGCGAGGGCGCCGTGAAGGGGTACGGGTACGGAATCCCCGTGATGGTGGACTACGAGGCGGACGGGAAGGCCGGGCGCGCCGTCCTCGACACGACGAGCCCGGGGCCGTTCGGGCACGAGCACATGGCCGACCGGGCCCAGATGGCGCTCTGGGACCACGGGGCGTACAACCGGCTCCCGCGCCACGTCCGCGCACTGGACGTCGGCGCCTTCCGGGCCGTTGGCCCGCCGGTGTCGCTGGCGGCGGTAGAGGAGCTGTTCCTCCTGGTGGAGCACGTTTCCGGCGAGGAATACATCAACGACCTGACGCGGCTGCAGGGCGGGGGTTTCCTCGAGAACCGGGACATCGCGCGGGCTGACGCGCTGTGCGACTACCTCGTCTCGATACACGACGTCCGGGGGACCGATCCCGGGCTCTACGTCCGGCGGCTGCGCGAGCTGGTCGGCCACGGCGAATGCATCTTCGGCCTTTCGGACAGCTACCCCGCCCGCCACGGCTTCATCACGTCCGGTCTGCTCGAGGAGATCGAGCTGGCCTGCGTGCGGTGGCGCTGGCGGCTGAAAGAGAAGACGCACCGGCTCCGCCAGGTCCACGGCGATTTCCACCCTTACAACATCCTGTTCCGCGAAGGGATCGACTTCTCGGTGCTCGATCGCTCCCGGGGCGAGTGGGGCGACCCGGCCGACGATGTGACCTCGCTGACCGGGAACTATCTTTTCGCTTCCCTGCAGCGCCACGGCCGTCTCGCCGGGAGTTTCGACACGTTGTTCCGGCGCTTCTGGGAGCGGTACATCGCCCGCAGCGGCGACGCGGAGATCCTCGAGGTCGCCGCCCCTTTCTTTGCCTTCCGCTGCCTCGTGATGGCCTCGCCGGTCTGGTATCCAACGCTGGCGGAATCGGTCCGGAGGCGGCTGTTCGACTTCATGCAGGCGCTGCTCTCGGAACCGGCGTTCGACCCGGGGCAGGTCAACCGATATTGCGGCGTGTGA
- a CDS encoding acyl-CoA thioesterase, with protein sequence MTTAKDTTSGRMLSLGSDVAMRRRFQVLDEALPGNLRFGLLLEVLDKLAEDTSLAYVRRFYPEARVVTAAIDNIQVRHAADVMRDLWCLARINHVGRSSMEVGIRVEHPGDPPTHIASCFFTMVARSGYGDDAKSVALPSLEYVSDREKGRAQKAIDRRDAYRAQLAASLEPPNREEFDLLTGLHKEIEKPSFSGLLASRLTCSSWERMYPEQENVPRKIFGGYLVRRAYELADICAERILPGRAIIVAVNRINFFQPVRMGDKLHYNARVVYTGDHSVCVEVEIERTSIDRTVRSLSNSCIFTFVHVDRDLVPQPVPPIYPGNYAEDARYLEAHRRHARARDVKAAPVTK encoded by the coding sequence ATGACGACCGCAAAGGATACGACGTCGGGACGGATGCTCTCGCTCGGCAGCGACGTCGCGATGCGCCGGCGTTTCCAGGTGCTCGATGAGGCGTTGCCGGGCAACCTGCGGTTCGGCCTGCTGCTCGAAGTGCTCGACAAACTTGCCGAGGACACCTCGCTCGCCTACGTGCGCCGCTTCTATCCCGAGGCGCGCGTCGTCACCGCGGCGATCGACAACATCCAGGTCCGGCATGCCGCCGACGTCATGCGTGACCTGTGGTGCCTCGCGCGGATCAACCACGTCGGCCGCAGCTCGATGGAGGTAGGTATCCGGGTCGAGCATCCGGGCGATCCGCCGACGCATATCGCCTCCTGCTTCTTCACGATGGTGGCGCGGTCTGGGTACGGCGACGACGCGAAGAGCGTCGCGCTGCCGTCGCTCGAATACGTGAGCGACCGCGAGAAGGGGCGGGCGCAAAAGGCGATCGACCGCCGCGACGCCTACCGGGCGCAGCTCGCCGCGTCGCTGGAGCCGCCCAACCGAGAGGAATTCGACCTGCTGACAGGGCTGCACAAGGAGATCGAGAAGCCGTCGTTTTCCGGATTGCTTGCGAGCAGGCTGACCTGCAGCTCATGGGAGCGGATGTACCCGGAGCAGGAAAACGTCCCCCGCAAGATCTTCGGCGGCTACCTGGTCCGCCGCGCCTACGAGCTGGCCGACATCTGCGCCGAGCGGATCCTGCCGGGTCGCGCGATCATCGTCGCCGTCAACCGGATCAACTTCTTCCAGCCGGTCCGGATGGGCGACAAGCTGCACTACAATGCCCGCGTCGTCTACACCGGCGACCATTCGGTCTGCGTTGAAGTCGAGATCGAGCGGACGAGCATCGACCGCACCGTCCGGTCGCTGTCCAATTCGTGCATTTTCACGTTCGTCCACGTCGACCGCGACCTTGTGCCGCAGCCGGTGCCGCCGATCTATCCCGGGAACTACGCCGAGGATGCGAGGTATTTGGAGGCGCATCGTCGCCACGCCCGCGCTCGGGACGTCAAGGCGGCCCCGGTCACGAAATAG